The following are from one region of the Corylus avellana chromosome ca1, CavTom2PMs-1.0 genome:
- the LOC132171667 gene encoding uncharacterized protein LOC132171667, whose amino-acid sequence MAANGTDDHHETMTKMMKPEGYPSSDDEEMEVYTSTTSESIWNSPFFSTHNDMSLLESGLLQGNMNDMGDNYYRFQAEHGEPVDPRLLSLLVYFRELFVESEQVFKKIFPGLHDEISELLQKFGSAISQVKSDRTRVRTMQRSLSIGSPRTLCRDGDLESPSASRLEYFKVRTVRINGIGQQGDQGSGGGGGGGSK is encoded by the coding sequence ATGGCTGCCAATGGTACTGATGATCATCATGAAACGATGACGAAGATGATGAAGCCAGAAGGGTATCCATCATCAGACGACGAGGAAATGGAGGTCTATACGAGCACCACTTCAGAAAGCATCTGGAACAGTCCATTTTTCAGTACACACAATGACATGTCACTGCTGGAGAGCGGCCTCCTGCAAGGAAATATGAACGACATGGGAGACAACTACTACAGGTTTCAAGCAGAACACGGAGAACCAGTGGATCCGAGGTTGCTGTCGCTGTTGGTATATTTTAGGGAGCTCTTTGTCGAGAGCGAGCAAGTTTTCAAGAAGATATTTCCAGGGCTTCACGACGAGATTTCCGAGTTGCTTCAGAAATTCGGTTCGGCGATATCCCAAGTGAAATCGGATCGAACGAGGGTTCGGACGATGCAGAGGAGTTTGAGCATTGGGTCGCCGCGAACACTGTGTAGAGATGGAGATCTGGAGTCGCCGTCGGCGTCGAGGCTCGAGTATTTCAAGGTGCGGACTGTGCGCATTAATGGCATCGGTCAACAAGGTGACCAAGgcagtggtggtggtggcggcggCGGCTCCAAATAA
- the LOC132174782 gene encoding uncharacterized protein LOC132174782, whose translation MGNLLNKNNFSKVDGGDDALNAQPDQAPERHRHRNPSDEQMIVPSLVRRDHLLRKNAGDMCDICYRIHRKAAGKAVDPRLLTVLEFFRQLYVRRREVFETSFPDLHSEFDEIFKKHGAKLSQAKSSGRQGKVKSVQRSSSVGSSREISGDDLKLERFKVKTVVVGGDVKEGGKGGQGDKK comes from the coding sequence ATGGGCAACCTTCTCAACAAGAACAACTTCTCCAAAGTTGACGGCGGCGACGACGCGCTGAACGCACAACCTGATCAAGCACCGGAACGCCACCGCCACCGGAATCCATCCGACGAGCAAATGATTGTTCCATCGCTAGTAAGAAGAGATCATCTGCTTCGAAAAAACGCAGGCGACATGTGTGACATCTGTTATAGAATTCATCGGAAGGCGGCCGGGAAAGCAGTTGATCCGAGGTTGCTGACCGTGCTAGAATTTTTCCGACAACTCTACGTGCGGCGACGGGAAGTGTTCGAGACAAGTTTTCCGGATCTTCACAGCGAGTTTGATGAGATATTTAAGAAGCATGGCGCGAAGTTGTCCCAAGCAAAATCATCCGGTCGTCAAGGGAAAGTGAAAAGTGTACAGAGGAGCTCGAGCGTTGGATCGTCGCGCGAGATATCCGGGGATGATTTGAAGCTCGAAAGGTTTAAGGTAAAGACTGTAGTTGTCGGTGGTGATGTTAAAGAAGGTGGCAAAGGAGGTCAGGGTGATAAAAAGTAA
- the LOC132171678 gene encoding UPF0481 protein At3g47200-like, with amino-acid sequence MENRVYPAASDPNGKEVELEELAIDIPLALEPAQWPECCIYRIPKKLRRVNKEAYIPKLVSIGPFHHRQDELKNMEIQKLRYLREFCYRTRKKQERLASIIEENEVKIRHCYSETFELSSKEFVNMVLLDGIFIIELFLRTREKENDYISSQPWLRTGIIHDLILLENQLPFFVLEELYMFAFDDFSSSNHLEEAAPLVKLSRNFFDYYDRQQESIIGEEVKHFTDLIRYLLCPPDLHPTQHLDNIYFATKLDKAGLKFKPVEKRRLLDIKFPKNKCLKYCPCFDFSWLLACLPCLKCFPWLKSMQRVLEVPPFEVDGNTEALLRNLIAMEQCHYPSKAYICNYVLLLDYLIDTKKDVALLVDKKVIVNKLGSNATVATLIDKLGQHIVEGKSCYYDLGRELNEHYDYPLNHIVASLTSTYFHNFWRGTATVVGVIVLGFTFWGFLRPFVIKESSIYG; translated from the coding sequence ATGGAAAACAGGGTCTACCCCGCAGCTAGTGATCCCAATGGAAAAGAAGTTGAATTGGAAGAGTTGGCCATTGACATTCCACTAGCCCTAGAGCCTGCACAATGGCCTGAGTGTTGTATCTACAGAATTCCCAAGAAACTTCGTAGGGTAAACAAAGAAGCCTACATTCCTAAACTAGTTTCAATCGGCCCATTTCATCACCGCCAAGATGAATTGAAGAACATGGAAATACAAAAACTAAGATATTTGAGGGAATTCTGCTATCGGACTAGGAAGAAGCAAGAGAGACTTGCAAGCAtcattgaagaaaatgaagtaaaaatcCGCCATTGTTATTCAGAGACCTTTGAACTCAGCAGCAAAGAGTTTGTAAACATGGTTCTATTGGAtggtatttttataattgagcTGTTCCTAAGGACCcgtgaaaaggaaaatgattacATATCAAGTCAACCATGGCTGAGAACTGGTATAATTCATGACTTGATATTACTTGAAAATCAgcttcctttttttgttcttgaggAATTATATATGTTCGCCTTTGATGACTTTTCAAGTTCCAACCATCTCGAAGAAGCTGCTCCCTTAGTGAAGCTTTCCCGCAATTTCTTTGATTACTATGATCGGCAGCAAGAGTCCATCATTGGTGAGGAAGTAAAACATTTCACAGATTTGATAAGATATTTGTTGTGTCCACCAGATCTTCACCCTACACAACATTtggataatatttattttgccACAAAGCTCGACAAGGCCGGATTGAAATTCAAACCAGTTGAAAAGAGACGATTACTTGACATAAAATTCCCCAAGAACAAGTGCTTGAAATATTGTCCATGCTTCGATTTTTCATGGCTCTTGGCTTGCTTGCCATGCTTGAAATGCTTTCCATGGCTGAAAAGCATGCAACGTGTTTTGGAAGTGCCACCCTTTGAGGTAGATGGCAATACAGAAGCTCTTTTACGAAACCTCATTGCAATGGAACAATGTCATTATCCATCTAAAGCTTACATATGCAATTATGTTTTGCTGTTGGATTATCTTATTGACACTAAAAAAGATGTGGCTTTGCTTGTTGACAAAAAGGTCATTGTCAACAAACTCGGCAGCAATGCAACAGTTGCGACTCTAATTGATAAACTCGGACAACATATTGTGGAAGGAAAATCATGTTACTATGATCTTGGTCGAGAACTTAACGAGCACTATGATTACCCCTTGAACCATATCGTGGCATCCCTCACAAGTACGTATTTCCACAATTTTTGGAGAGGCACTGCAACTGTTGTAGGAGTAATTGTTCTAGGTTTCACTTTTTGGGGTTTCCTTCGGCCTTTTGTCATAAAGGAGTCAAGCATTTATGGTTAG